From Malaya genurostris strain Urasoe2022 chromosome 2, Malgen_1.1, whole genome shotgun sequence:
agcctagcaaattactccctttcgttgcgatagtttgaaaatgtggaaggagatcgtttctggcaacgctttatgctagttgctacggcgcaaaacaagtttgtttgtttatgttttccgttgttgtattgcaacaaattcaaagatacactccagctaatcgataaatgaagaattgcgatattttttggcagtgatgggactttatttcatagacgggccttggtgtggaacatgggtacgattcgtatacgtaccacggaaacagcgattagcgctctacacgataatataaaagttaaaagagaaacaaatgcaaGCTGTGTATGCGTTTTCCCAATAGTCACTCATAGGGCCgctttacacgagacaatattattgtcaatacaaggagtattgacaatacttttgatcgtgtaatggaaacttcattggattgacgaaaatattgtcaaaaaatcaaaactgctcatcaatccgacaatactttttctccagagaggaaactgtcaaatatgtacaatgaactcttctctcaatgtttcaatgttcagttgcaatatttgaagcttcaaacgcttgattatttcgaaaaatgcggactcaagttaccaagtcaattggattgacggtattgacaatactttggattgacaataatattgtcacgtgtaagggccgctatatatgcgtgacccagacaaattgattatagcccgaacggtggcagacacaacagtttttctttcatgatggataaacttattaattgaattattttctattagtattatgacgtaaaggttccccgcatttagcagatgttggaaaaattcctactcctctgacgggagtgatttgcaatgtgaagaacggatggctaccataacgattcggtgaacagtgccgagacattctaacatataatactgagcaatttccgaaaagccaaggagcaaatttctgaaaagccaaggaggacaaaaaacaaaatccgatatggaataaccatatctcatacacaacaacatagttcaagtttatttttcactacaataaacagtaactatggtgaacttgttcttacccttcagtattgctagttttatagaaaactcgttaaagtacattgtcactctgacagtgtatcatgacagtgtaccgcacgatgcaaaatgtgtccttgaaaatttgtcgaagtactccgtattataatttgtatttgtccGTAccacaatagcagttcaaaatcaatttggtgagcaaaataaGAGGTCTCgctaccaacacgctctgtaccgtTTTCCtgaaccgctctgtactttttggtgctaaactgtgctcgatttccaaaatctgtgaaaatctgtgatttattcaagaatctgtgaaaatctgtgatcattttcagaaatctgtgaaaatctgtgtcattttaaaaatctgtgcagaGAATTCAAAAtctattaatctgtgaacctgacatccctgcctctgtctgccgggtttgttgaacgaaaaaaatggcattcggttcaacggtctgtttcaaaatcggcaaatgaaggtcccgtgttggcctcccgttgaacgattgattggactttcattggaccaatgatccaacgtattggaccaatgaaggaccaccgtagaacgtttttttctaagtggggctGTTgttacctgaagacgttagtttggtttcgtcttgtcacagaggaaagagtgacgttggcaattacccggtggatgttgtcgacccgcatcggcccgatcatcggaccgattgagcacgatatagggccgattgtagcgcttcgatcggcccgtcatcggacaattctgcaccatttgcatcaatcgcgtcgacctaaaaaagctttatgtttacattatgtatcgctagagaaacagagcgaaggaatatcaaacaaggcattttcgagccgacgtctccccgatagggtgtgcaagagtgttaaacattcttttgtctcgatcatggaggctttaacctttaggtcattcgcctcttagggccagaaaaactctggccctatgtttgaggttggaaatccaaccccgatatatctcatcacctgagtattggatatccgctctctgctttggtatatcttcactcttttgttctaccgatacaccgacgacacgacctgccactcgtctatcaaaactgtatcgtaaatttaactacccctcagtaactggaaatgtcaaatcgaaaacgctagtgaatttttttaaactggcagcacaagttgatatatttattgattttgaataacagtcaccataaccttggttactgcatatcgaaggcaagatgaatgtaaacaaaataaatttcagatcggttattatattacggaacattttaatggatttacctgactcgagcggaatgtaaaaattgagtagtatgagttatgtcttttataaagccaagttcaaaattcaggtcttgacttggaaccgttgtgtgagaaggaagacatggaaatggccgacaacgagctgagtgaagctagtgctctgcggtacctgcataacgtacggtaaaatgatttcttcgtggaattccactagtaatcctcgaatagtggccaacaaagtgaaatactgtttccactgctgcgcaatcaaccgacacaaaacaattttgacaccggcatattacaccgaatcctactgcccagaaaagctagcagttgaagtgtacggatgaatcgctggaagcagatcattgtcctcgttcgttggtttcatccatagtttcgattaaattccgaaaatcgagtccatttaaatgcatttctgcttaatttggacaaagtttaatactaatagaactattccaccgcttttaaaacatgtttatttgttttggggttccttggtaactagttcatagcaacttaaacagtgttgctcgagaagattatttttatcatttacaaggggtcgctagatttatggtaactggcggtgaatcgttagcgaacagttttaatgctgatttttcttcggagtgcctggtcgtgtcgtcggatacactatgtaagctcgaaacgcaatcaaaagctttcgtgcacgatgcgtccgatgttcgaatttactgggtATGCTCtcacattttttcgatgagaaacaaaaatgcttcgtctcttttcgtttgttctcgtgtcggtcatttacgaatgagacagtaaaacattgaaaatgagactgctggaatggtttctttcattgagaatgcgtgacaatttttagCTCTGACTGGCAATATAGTCTATTTGCTGTGTTATCAACACCCtcctgctatggaagctggttcctgaaaccgacgcattttgttttggtggcgttgttgtcaacaatattttaagctacgttcataccatacaatcaaaccacactggtgtcaaaagttaatttcttcaaacccaatataaatataactcttgtctagtattctctgcaaaacaagtaatttgacctctttttgaataagaaaaaaaagtggtttgttatagtttgattatattccatcgaaatcatttccttatgttggtgcaaccgcatgaagaaagatgtgaacactgcttaaacacagcatttgacagcgaactagaaccaaaaaaaccaaaaaattcggcttcaagccaattgtatgcagatgacaatcacACCACCGCACCGGGGTGGTTATCAACCGAAGTcatattggcccttattaccgttctcacttccactttcacattcacttcacttacatgtcacttcacttgattttacctattatcattatcacgcatagtgaagttaTCACTATGGtggaaaaactaattttttcaacaaaatgttggtggcgtgatggtaataatgacatcaagttcattcaagtaattacttttgtcttagaagcgacttccgtaataaggacctacatttacttcacttggttttcaccgtgtagtgacaccggtgaTAAGGGCCATTAAGAGAAACACCAGACAAAAAATAAGAGGATATGCAATTCATCCATTAATTCGGAAAAAAATTGCATGCTGTTAATCGTCTACTAAGATTTTATCAAAGAaatgaaagtattttaaatatatttagaATCAATGTTTGTTCTTGTAACAAAACAATACTATgttttaaaccaattaaacatgATATACACGGTTAGAACATATGATTCAACACAAgggtacacactaagattcaattccgctgttcggtatttttttgacgaaaactttcggtaatcaatagaaattgccgatatttcggtatatgaacgtcattttacaaaaattatgcaaatttttaccggacgatcagttttcattacagagttctgtaaatagatatacaattcatacggttaatctgaatagtcgccgagtacggtaaaacccATACCATCCGTATTGTAAAAtattcttccaataaccgaacttctgtaaataccaattgtcgtgaaaactaactgtcaaacagttgataaaattttctttttttctttttattaatcaaatcaaaatcttgtagagttcatcgaatggattgaggttcaggtgctaaagtttttaaaacattagaaccactaaaaactttttgtttccttagaggcaaaaaataattttgtatcccttatccacttgctgcctacacaaatcgttcaagggtaatttctggtagactcgacggattgtgcagtgttttggaaggtgctcataattccggtcagccgaaacatttgacccttttttcgtggttggaattttcttttagcaggttggaattttcttcattcgtttttgtgaatatgtgtaGTTTTCTAATATCCgaaaatgaaagaattttaaccaaaggaaaataaaagtacaaaaaattaccgaacaatcagtaatATCCATTCACAGTTTACACACTTAGCTTTCTTTACCGACTTCAGCAATATTTTACCGACTTTTACACAGCTGAACGTACGGTAATCTGCTCAGTAATTTATTATTGACGAACATTCAGTAAAACTGAAGTTTGTTCGAATTGTAATTTTTAGCTGTACTGGTCAGCAAATTTTGATGAGGATTCAGTAAATATTGCTGTTTTAATTTTCTTTCATCTCATAGCTTCGGCGAAAGTTTTCACCCGTTGTAGTAAGAGTTCCAATACTATATAAAGTGTTCATAATGTACAAATAAAACAGTTTATCTGCAAGATGGCTTTTACAGTTGAATACTTCAAAACACTGGCACAGCAATCGGAAGCAGTACGGAATATCTCCCTCTACTGGTCTACTGGAATTTTATGATCGCGCCAAATAATAGTTCCTCCTTCAGCTTTGTAAAGTAGTATCGGGATATAGGAATTAACCTCAGGAAAAGGGTCATCAACCTGGAATAACACATATAAATTCACAGATATAACAGCGTAATTAATTAATACTAATATTATATTCGTTCTTTGTGATGTTATTAACAAtacggaatttaaaaaaaaatacagttatTTACCTTTAATCACTGGATTATACCGTTTAACTTTGTTCCTTCAGCCCCAcgagaatttttaatttcatccgttTCGGTATGTTTAGTGTCTTCATTAATTGAATCTACTGACTATTATCCGCTAGTTCCGCATATTCAAATGCAGATTGAAATGACGGAGAATTCACGAGAAATTTCGGTTCTCGGGGATGTTTATCCAAAATGTGTCTTTTTAAAGACCAGAACTGACTATAACGCATATTACATTTCGAAAATGTATAGTCGTAATGTACAGCGTCAGGAAGAAAATCGCGATTTCGAATATGTAAAGGGCCATGGCATCCAAGGTCTTCTACATAACCGAAAACTGCctttcgacaaaaaaaaaacaagtgattGCATCCATGTATTGTAAAACTGAAATGTTAGAAGATAAATGATATTACTTACTGAAGAGTTCGAATAACGATACATCCAAAGATTGGATTTTGTTCAATATATATTCCATTTTACTCACTTCGATCACAGTATACAAAAACCAATATGGCGTGCTATGTGCTTGCGTTTTACAAATTGATTCGGTACTTTTTACCGAACAATTCgctaaaaatcgataaattactGATCGATCAGCacgatttctattaaatttacCGAATAATTTCAAAGTGAAGACAGTTCGGCAGATAATTGCCAAATTTTCAGTACATGTTTTTGAAGAGCTGAATTTCGGTAACAAATTATGCTGAATACgtcaatttttataagaatagCAGACTAATCggtaattttgataaaaataatgaattttccagtaaaaatattaccgaactgaaaatccgaaaataagtgtgtacggtagttgtttgacagctcagcaattaccgaacgatcggtaataaattcaattaccgaactgattaccgaacgttcagcgtTGTCGGTTCAGCTTTtgcaaattcggtaaaaaaataccgaattctgcgaaatttactAAGTGTGTAAGTATTGAAACAAAACAATAATTCAAcattatacatttatttatttctatctATGCTTCAATATCACCGAACAAAGTTCCTTCCATGAAATCCACGTCCTCGAGACTATCTTCGTCAGATAGATTACTAACTTTGTCATTGAAAAACGCTCCATTGGTGTTCTCACTCGAATAACTGACGGCATCTCCAACAGAATGGTTTGTTTTTGTTCTGGCCCGCACCCGATATAGAGTGTCGTCATACGTACATACAACTTTACTGGGATGATCCACAGGTTGCGGTTCCAGTTGAAATTCCTCTCGAAAGAAGTCATACACCAACTGCTTGTCTCTGGAAAGGTTGTTGAAAACAATTCGCTGTTGTCGGCTTAGCATCGTTTGTGCCATAAAAGTAAGATGATGGTGGAGCGCTTGGAACGTTATATCGGTGTCTGCTTGGGCTGTGATGCTAAGCCATCGTTGAATGCAGTCCAGGGGAGTTTTCTCGTAACCAGCAAAAAAAGCCGGGTTGGACAAAATCCCACGTGCAGCCATGACACCTACATGAAAAGTTAGAATGTAAGataattgtaaaataaaacagacGAAAAAATTGAGAGTATAATAGTTATAATTCTAAGTACTGTAGGGTCAAACgatgatgtattattcaaacttttttttatttaacaatacATTTAATAATACACATTGCCTTAACTCTAAAATGACGAGGGCAAtcttatttacactaaaattcaaacgaatttagtaaattttaaaGTGCAATAAAATGTCTAAAATTTGTCACATGTGCCATTGAAATCAAGTTTCATTGATGCCATATATTGGGCAATGATTGGTTAATTAAAAAGTTGACTGCCAAAATACTGGCAAGCAACATTAAGTCGGTCTTTAATTTCTCTTTCATAAACCAGATAATCGGTCGCTTTCGCGGTTCATATTCATCTCTTTACAGAGAAAGCATTCTACATTGcaaacaatcatcaaaacatcaaattgtagattttttttggagattttaCAACAGCGCGGTAATGAATGATAaggaaagaaaacaaaagcggcccttacacgagacaatattattgtcaatccaaagtattgtcaataccgtcaatccaattgacttggtaacttgagtccgcatttttcgagaaaatcaagcgtttggagcttcaaatattgcaaatgaacattgaaatattgagagatgagttcattgcacatatttggtagtttcctctctggagggaaagtattgtcggattgatgagcagttttgatttcttgacaatattttcgtcaatccaatgaagtttccactacacgatcaaaagtattgtcaatactccttgtattgacaataatattgtctcgtgtgagGGCCGCTTATCAATACTCTTCTTCCAATACGAATATTTTTGTATATTGCCATGGAAACCACGGCTAGTATTATGAAGTTGTTTATCGTTTCTAAACAAAGTTTACGTTGAAAAATCATGGAAGAACTTTCTGGTCCAAGCTCCAGTAAATACGTTGACCATACCCCGGATCATCTCCTTCAGCAACGTATCGAAgacatacgaaaacaactggacCAGACATACAACATCTTTGAGAATGCTAAGGAAGTTTTGTCCAATTTATCATTCGAAAACATCagtgaaaaaataaacgaaaaggcGACTGCAACACACTCAACAGATGTTCTCGTAGTGGATGATAACGATAAAATCGACGTGATGAAGTCACTCGAAAAATTGAACGCCTACAAGCTTCCGGAGTGCCAAACGAATTTGGAAGGTATTCCTGAATTAGAGAAATTTTTTCAAGTAATGACTAACTTGAAAGaaggaatgaaaaaaattaatttacacCACGAATCAATCACAGCACTAAATGCTGACATTGATACGTTAATGGAGCAAGGGAAGGATTATCCACAAGAAAAAGCACCAAAAAAAGACAAAACTCGACACGCTAAATAAACTCACCATCACAATTTGTAATATCGTACATCTTATCCGCATCTCGTAAACTAAATACATCACCGTTCACTACCACAGGAAtagataaactttttttaatctcCTTCAAAGCCTCCTTATCAACAGGAATGTTCGTATTTTCTGTTGGTGTCCTTCCATGAACTGTAATAAAAGATATTTTGCTTGCTTCCAGCTGTCGACACATGTCCACTGTAGCTTTCAGTGATTTTTGCAGTAACCGTACTTTTACAGAAACACTGAACGAACTCGGGAAATTTCTTCTCACGGTGGCCAACATATCAGCAATTATTTCAGGAGTCTTTAACAGGGCACAACCGTATCCGTCAGACATTGCCCAACGTTGTGGACATCCGCAGTTCAAATCGACACCGTCAACATATCTGTAAAGGCAAATAAATAAGTACAAAATTTATGCTGATGAATTCTCAATCATAGGCTTTACGGGAATGACATTTCAGCGGCTGAAAGAAAATCCACCGAATTATTAGCGGCGAATTGAACAACTAGCGGAGTGTCATCTGAAATGAAAACTCGTGAGAGTTAAGCACATCTCAACTTCATTGAAGTTTACCTTCATTGGTAGTAAACTCATTTAGACGGGCCTTTTCACTTCGGCAAAAAGAATCGGCCATTATCATACTTGTGAAAGCTAAGTCTACTCCAAATGAGCGAACCAAATTTCGAAACTCTAATCTGCGGGtcaggaaaaaaatcaaattcgtTAGCCCTGGAACGATTCTATTTTAACGCAATTTTCTTACTTGCTGTATCTTACCATCGGCgcacaaatttttaaataagttcCTTGCCGGCGAGCACAATCGAAGAGCGATTCAATATTATGTTTTGGTTTAATCTAGAAGAAATAAGTATGTTTTATTGTTAATCTAGATAAACACTTTAACAATCTTTACCTCCATTGTTTAATTTCCATATACAGAATATAATAGGTAAAATTAAAGTTTTTGCTAGGTATGTTGCACTAGTcccacaaattttattttaatattttaatgcaaagaaaaagtaaacatcaatttttgacagttcttgaaacttttgacaaaataaacattTATAAGGTTTCTAGTTTCAAGAGAGCCATTAGAAAAGGTCATATCTATAAGAAGTTGCCTCTGCTTCCCGCATAGCGGTCCGCATATGCATGGCTGTcagacggctgactaaacgctgccagctggtaaaatatagctggcagacattctggtgaccgactgcctcaccgctggcagttatacaactcaaacgatacaaccgtgtccaccaggatttttccacattgaaatctttgacattttcagcgaaggtgagaagatgaaaacgctcggctaacttagatacaggcgacattgttttgtcaaataggatttgacaaccgtcactgaatcaattttggtagccgtctggtggccatggctgcccaggtagccaaaacgctatgcgggggtttggctacctgggcagccatggccaccagacggctaccaaaattgattcagtgacggttgtcaaatcctatttgacaaaacaatgtcgcctgtatctaagttagccgagcgttttcatcttctcaccttcgctggaaatgtcaaagatttcaatgtggaaaaatcctggtggatacgggtgtatcgtttgagttgtattcctggcagcggtgaggcagtcggtcaccagaatgtctgccagccatatttttccagctggcagcgtttagtcagccatttgGCAGCCATGCATATGCGGGTTCCCGGTGGatgttgtcgacccgcatcggcccgatcatcgggccgattatcggaccgattgagcacgatatggggccgatcgtagcgcttcgatcggtccgTCATCgggcaattctgcaccatttgcatcaaccgcgacgATctgaaaaagctttatgtttacattatgtatcgctatagAAACAGAGCGAGGgaacatcaaacaaggcattttcgagccgacgtctccccgatagggtgtgaaatacattcttttgtttcgatcatagaggctttgaacttatggtcattcgcctcttagggccagaaaaactctggccctatgttcggggttgaaaatccaaccccgatatatctcatcacctgagtattggatatccgctctctgctttggtatatcttcactcttttgttctaccgatacaccgacgacacgacctgccactcgtctatcaaaactgtatcgtaaatttaactacccctcagtaactggaaatgtcaaatcgaaaacgctagtgaatttttttaaagtggcagcacaagttgatatatttattgattttgaataacagtcaccataaccttggttactgcatatcgaaggcaagatgaatgtaaacaaaataaatttcagatcggttattatattacggaacattttaatggatttacctgactcgagcggaatgtaaaaattgagtagtatgagttatgtcttttataaagccaagttcaaaattcaggtcttgacttggaaccgttgtgtgagaaggaagacatggaaatggccgacaacgagctgagcgaagctagtgctctgcggtacctgcataacgtacggtaaaatgatttcttcattcgtaaccgaatgttcgaagtgagcacacgcgtttttttaacaatcgacatcggtaagacgaaggtgcctatcacagcagaggctgtagtataggcattaaataaaagtgataaaaagtagcatccccgcaagtgagttctgtctgtgcaccggttttgtatcggtatcaacagtagacgctattgtgctatcctcgggcagcagttatttctattgtttgctacccgcatcgcagcagccaaatcctgagtcaaggtcacgctgaagcacaacgaaggagtgaaggagcaactcacctaacagcttaccgtgacatactgttaagtattttctcaaactttttctttcaacttttactattcatatattttcttttcattttatttctttctttctcatttcaagtgcgggagacttctttactcccgcactttaaatatgaatattgatgacagtgggggtgtctcggaggagggcgaagctgaacgaatgaacgaagaacatttagaggctgagtttgcttccgagatgccatctacccctcctataccatctccccctccgataccatctccctctccgatgccatctccctctccgatgcctccatctccctctaagatattgcctgcccgccaaaaagtttaccaagacgatggctcggggggtccgtgggtggtatacttccggcccaaattaaagtctctcagagttttaaatattgctcgggacctggaaaaacattactcggcaataaaaacaatagataaggtttcgccaaacaagttacgcgttgttgtgtccgacctgaagcaagcaaacgcgattgctaccagcgagttattcacgaaggagtaccgcgtgtacgtcc
This genomic window contains:
- the LOC131431774 gene encoding tRNA-dihydrouridine(20a/20b) synthase [NAD(P)+]-like isoform X2, translating into MIMADSFCRSEKARLNEFTTNEDDTPLVVQFAANNSVDFLSAAEMSFPYVDGVDLNCGCPQRWAMSDGYGCALLKTPEIIADMLATVRRNFPSSFSVSVKVRLLQKSLKATVDMCRQLEASKISFITVHGRTPTENTNIPVDKEALKEIKKSLSIPVVVNGDVFSLRDADKMYDITNCDGVMAARGILSNPAFFAGYEKTPLDCIQRWLSITAQADTDITFQALHHHLTFMAQTMLSRQQRIVFNNLSRDKQLVYDFFREEFQLEPQPVDHPSKVVCTYDDTLYRVRARTKTNHSVGDAVSYSSENTNGAFFNDKVSNLSDEDSLEDVDFMEGTLFGDIEA
- the LOC131431774 gene encoding tRNA-dihydrouridine(20a/20b) synthase [NAD(P)+]-like isoform X1, whose protein sequence is MEIKPKHNIESLFDCARRQGTYLKICAPMVRYSKLEFRNLVRSFGVDLAFTSMIMADSFCRSEKARLNEFTTNEDDTPLVVQFAANNSVDFLSAAEMSFPYVDGVDLNCGCPQRWAMSDGYGCALLKTPEIIADMLATVRRNFPSSFSVSVKVRLLQKSLKATVDMCRQLEASKISFITVHGRTPTENTNIPVDKEALKEIKKSLSIPVVVNGDVFSLRDADKMYDITNCDGVMAARGILSNPAFFAGYEKTPLDCIQRWLSITAQADTDITFQALHHHLTFMAQTMLSRQQRIVFNNLSRDKQLVYDFFREEFQLEPQPVDHPSKVVCTYDDTLYRVRARTKTNHSVGDAVSYSSENTNGAFFNDKVSNLSDEDSLEDVDFMEGTLFGDIEA